The following proteins are encoded in a genomic region of Chloroflexota bacterium:
- a CDS encoding 30S ribosomal protein S18 encodes MSEDTIVEERIEDTEAESEAAPEPRRRPSESKEQRPQRGRGRYGAPRLHLQVCTFCVDGVKHIDYKNTDMLAHYLTDRGKIKPRRKTGLCAKHQRRLSVAIKRARHLALLPFTVEYTHV; translated from the coding sequence TTGAGCGAAGACACAATTGTTGAAGAGCGGATTGAGGATACGGAAGCGGAAAGCGAGGCTGCGCCAGAACCAAGGCGCCGACCTAGCGAAAGTAAGGAGCAACGACCACAACGCGGCCGGGGCAGGTATGGCGCGCCGCGCCTACATCTGCAGGTCTGTACTTTCTGTGTAGATGGCGTAAAGCATATTGACTACAAGAACACGGATATGCTCGCACACTACTTAACCGATCGCGGCAAGATCAAGCCACGCCGCAAAACGGGCCTCTGCGCTAAACACCAGCGCCGTCTCTCTGTGGCGATCAAGCGTGCTCGGCACCTGGCCTTACTGCCTTTTACGGTCGAATACACGCACGTCTAA